Proteins found in one Acinetobacter sp. XH1741 genomic segment:
- a CDS encoding ATP-binding protein, whose translation MSVMPDSSRPQQAPQRVIKTRREYNIWVADESIEDYALRYAPTSVRKWSPWTVTNTAISTVSFLAMEAIGATMLWQYGFSNAVWAAIVVCTIIFLTSWPISYYAAKYNVDVDLLTRGAGFGYIGSTITSLIYASFTFILLAFEAAIMAMALELALGIPQVIGYLISALVILPLVVKGIGFINKVQAITQPIWLLLLLLPWFFVLWKQPQILSSSLHFVGAVSNSTDFNLYYFGAACTLIFSFVIQIGEQADYLRFLPQQEKNRTAWRFAVFLGGPSWIIFGFLKVLMGMLLMVLAFQLFIPVSELDNPTYLYWVAYRQFIPNPQLALILTLALVCLAQIKINMTNAYAGSLAWSNFFARLTHSHPGRIVWLLFNVFIAIVLMEMGISHAVERILGLYSNIALAWIGAVVADLIICKPLGLSPKGIEFRRAYLYDINPVGVGALLIASVLSMLSYLGFFGLMAKGLASFIALGSAVLCVPIIAYLTKGKYYIARQPEKIQATSVANCVVCERDYELADMAGCPAYNGTICSLCCSLEARCHDLCKPDARWSVQLKKAIWHYLPERWASRLNSRVSLYLLLTLGLSIVLAVSLSLVYIQEKTYLETINAAAVPQLFTLFIKIYTILFLLMSVAAWWLVLNDESRRNAEIETHQQTALLIDEIAAHEVTSKDLQDARISAERANDAKSRYVIGISHELRTPLNSILGYSQLLQKQEQLSEQGKMALGVISRSGQHLTSLIDGLLDLARIETGKISLNVVDVHFPNFIEQIIQMFQPQFEQKNLQFIYEIGENLPHYVRTDKKRLEQVLINLLGNALKFTTSGTITLKVEYRFQTAYFEIRDTGCGIAEADLERIFNPFERGSNVVQGGFTGTGLGLPIVKLLVDLLGGQLSVTSQLNQGSQFKIKFYLPSKEVVHPISNVYSNQITGYQGERKRILVVDNEAVDRGLVANFLKPLGFMIEEAESGIDCLRRVPIFQPNLILMDLNMPMMGGWETARLLRQNNITNVPILIISANAGEREVNPQDAVLSEDFMLKPIDLNLLLSKIGDKLGLVWIDSKSDVHLENNEVQALDINVFKQEEILVHEPIKQTENNDLLDLPQSLQQLNDLIGQGYIRGIQQTLTQCRQSFPEHDELWEQLEQAIQKFDLKHAQRLIQDKQ comes from the coding sequence ATGAGTGTTATGCCAGATTCTTCACGCCCCCAACAAGCGCCACAACGTGTGATCAAAACACGCCGTGAATATAATATTTGGGTGGCAGATGAAAGTATCGAAGATTATGCACTGCGCTATGCACCGACCTCAGTACGTAAGTGGTCACCTTGGACCGTTACCAATACCGCAATTTCGACCGTTAGCTTTCTGGCGATGGAAGCCATTGGGGCGACGATGCTTTGGCAGTATGGCTTTAGCAATGCAGTCTGGGCAGCAATTGTGGTATGTACCATCATATTTTTAACCAGTTGGCCGATTAGTTACTACGCTGCAAAATATAATGTAGACGTCGATTTGCTTACTCGTGGTGCAGGTTTTGGCTACATTGGCTCGACCATTACATCTCTAATTTATGCCAGCTTTACCTTTATTTTGCTTGCGTTTGAAGCCGCCATTATGGCAATGGCACTTGAGCTTGCTTTAGGTATCCCGCAAGTTATTGGTTACTTAATTTCTGCCTTAGTAATTTTGCCTTTAGTGGTCAAAGGCATTGGTTTTATTAATAAAGTTCAGGCAATCACTCAGCCAATCTGGCTTTTATTGCTGTTATTGCCGTGGTTTTTTGTACTTTGGAAACAGCCACAAATTTTAAGTAGTAGTCTGCATTTTGTTGGTGCGGTTTCGAACTCAACCGATTTTAATCTGTATTACTTTGGTGCGGCGTGCACTCTTATTTTTTCGTTTGTGATCCAAATTGGTGAGCAAGCCGACTATTTACGTTTTTTACCCCAACAAGAAAAAAATAGAACCGCATGGCGTTTTGCCGTTTTTTTAGGTGGCCCATCTTGGATTATTTTTGGATTTCTAAAAGTTTTGATGGGCATGCTGCTGATGGTTTTGGCTTTTCAGCTGTTTATTCCAGTCTCTGAACTAGACAATCCGACATATCTGTATTGGGTTGCCTATCGGCAATTTATTCCAAACCCTCAGCTTGCCTTAATCTTGACTCTAGCACTGGTTTGCTTGGCGCAAATTAAAATTAATATGACCAATGCCTACGCTGGTTCACTGGCATGGTCAAACTTTTTTGCCCGCTTGACTCATAGCCATCCGGGACGAATTGTCTGGCTTCTTTTTAACGTTTTTATTGCCATTGTTTTGATGGAAATGGGAATTAGCCATGCAGTTGAACGCATTTTGGGACTATATAGCAATATCGCTTTGGCATGGATTGGCGCCGTTGTTGCCGATTTAATTATTTGTAAGCCTTTAGGTTTAAGCCCAAAGGGAATTGAATTTCGCCGTGCTTATTTATATGACATTAACCCCGTAGGTGTGGGCGCATTACTGATTGCCTCAGTGTTATCGATGCTGAGTTATTTGGGCTTTTTCGGACTCATGGCGAAAGGCTTGGCGAGTTTTATTGCTTTAGGGAGTGCAGTGTTATGTGTTCCTATCATTGCTTACTTAACCAAAGGCAAATATTACATCGCACGTCAGCCTGAAAAAATTCAGGCAACCTCAGTTGCAAACTGTGTGGTGTGTGAACGGGACTATGAACTTGCCGATATGGCGGGCTGCCCAGCCTATAACGGTACGATTTGCTCGTTATGCTGTTCACTTGAAGCACGCTGCCACGATTTATGTAAACCCGATGCACGCTGGTCAGTACAACTCAAAAAAGCCATTTGGCACTATTTACCAGAACGTTGGGCGAGCCGTTTAAATAGCAGGGTCAGTTTGTATCTATTGTTGACTCTAGGGCTTTCTATTGTTTTGGCAGTGAGTTTAAGTCTGGTTTATATCCAAGAAAAAACCTATTTAGAAACAATTAATGCGGCAGCCGTTCCTCAACTATTTACACTGTTTATCAAAATTTACACCATCTTATTTTTATTAATGAGTGTTGCTGCATGGTGGTTAGTGTTAAACGATGAAAGCCGCCGTAATGCCGAAATTGAGACACACCAACAAACAGCATTATTGATTGATGAAATTGCTGCCCATGAAGTCACTTCAAAAGACCTGCAAGATGCCAGAATTTCAGCAGAACGGGCAAATGATGCAAAAAGTCGTTATGTCATTGGTATTAGCCACGAACTACGAACACCTCTAAATAGTATTTTGGGCTATAGCCAATTACTTCAAAAACAAGAACAGCTTTCAGAACAAGGCAAAATGGCGCTCGGGGTGATTAGCCGCAGTGGACAGCATCTGACTTCATTGATTGATGGTTTACTAGATTTAGCACGAATTGAAACAGGCAAAATTTCTTTAAACGTAGTGGATGTTCATTTTCCCAATTTTATTGAACAGATTATTCAAATGTTTCAGCCTCAGTTTGAACAGAAGAATTTACAGTTTATTTATGAAATTGGAGAGAACCTACCGCACTATGTGCGTACCGACAAAAAACGCTTAGAACAGGTACTCATCAATTTACTGGGCAATGCTTTAAAGTTTACGACCAGCGGTACAATTACTTTGAAAGTTGAGTATCGTTTTCAAACGGCTTATTTTGAAATTAGAGATACGGGCTGTGGTATTGCAGAAGCAGATTTAGAGCGAATATTTAATCCATTTGAACGGGGCAGCAATGTAGTGCAAGGTGGATTTACCGGAACAGGACTCGGACTACCGATTGTCAAATTGTTGGTCGATTTACTTGGTGGTCAACTATCTGTGACTAGTCAGCTCAATCAAGGTTCACAGTTTAAGATTAAGTTTTACTTACCTTCAAAAGAAGTAGTTCATCCGATTTCTAATGTTTACTCTAACCAGATTACAGGCTATCAAGGTGAGCGTAAACGAATTTTGGTTGTCGATAATGAAGCGGTGGATCGAGGCTTAGTCGCTAATTTTCTAAAACCTTTAGGATTTATGATTGAAGAAGCCGAGTCAGGCATTGACTGTTTAAGACGAGTACCTATTTTTCAACCTAACCTGATTTTGATGGATTTAAATATGCCTATGATGGGCGGTTGGGAAACTGCGCGATTATTGCGTCAGAATAATATTACCAATGTGCCGATCTTAATTATTTCAGCCAATGCAGGCGAGCGTGAAGTCAATCCACAAGATGCCGTCTTAAGTGAAGACTTTATGCTAAAACCAATCGATCTCAATTTATTGCTCAGTAAAATTGGAGATAAGTTAGGCTTGGTGTGGATTGATTCTAAATCAGATGTACACCTTGAAAATAATGAAGTTCAAGCACTGGATATAAATGTGTTTAAGCAAGAGGAAATCCTTGTTCATGAACCAATTAAACAAACTGAAAATAATGATCTGCTCGATTTACCGCAAAGCTTGCAACAGTTAAATGATTTGATTGGACAGGGTTATATTCGAGGAATTCAACAGACTTTAACGCAATGCCGTCAAAGTTTTCCGGAGCATGATGAGTTATGGGAGCAGCTTGAACAGGCTATTCAAAAGTTTGATTTAAAACACGCCCAACGATTAATTCAGGATAAGCAATGA